aaaacgtgaagtctttggacctgtagtccatacaccagaagatgtaaaacttgttggataccgatgggtatttgtgagaaaacaaaatgagaaaaatgaagttgtgcgctacaaaacccgacttgtggcacaagatttttcacaaaggcccggtatagattatgaagaaacataTTCCCTTGTAATGGATGcaataacattgcgttatttagtcagtttatctgcatatcataaactacatatgcatttaatggatgtggtaacagcctactTATACagctcattagatcgggatatctatatgaaagtccctgaaggactaaagatatctaaactaTCCAATGAATATTCATAAGGGTTATACttagtcaaattgcaaagatctttatatggtttgaagcaatctagTCGAATGTGCTATAATCATCTTACTGAGTATCTAGCCAAAaaatggattcaagaatgatgatatctgcccatgtgttttcataaagaaatctgcatctggattcattataattgctatgtatgttgatgatttaaatatcattggaactcctgaagtgattccaacaattataaaaactctaaaagaaaagtttgagatgaaagatcttggaaggactaaattttgtctcgacctgcagatcgagcatataaaaaatgggatctttatttatcaaacaacatacacaaagaagatcttgaagagattttatatggataagtcatatccattaagtaccccaatgatcataagatctttggatgtgaaaaaAGATCAATTCggtcctaaagaagaaaatgaagatatccttggtcctgaagtaccatatcttagtgccattggagcgctagTGTATCTTACTAATAATACACGAcccgatatatcatttgctatgaatttactagcaagatatagtttctctccaaccagaagataTTGGAGTGaaatcaaacaaatctttcgatatcttcatagaacggttgatatgggattatTTTATCcatatggatccaagtcacaattagttggctatgcagatgctggatacttgtctggtccacataaagggagatctcaaacaggatacatGTTTACATATGGTGGAACAGCTATATCAtagaggtccacgaaacagacgattgctgcaacatcctctaatcatgctgaaatactagcgatTCATGAAGCAAGTCGCAAGTGTTTTTGACTCATTagtttgatccaatatatttttgtcatcatgtggactaattgatcataagatagttCAAACTGtcttgtttgaagataatatagcatgcattgctcaacttaaaggcggatacattaaaggtgatagaacaaagcatatttcttccaaattcttcttcactcatgatcttcaaaatcaggggacaattgatatccaacagatctactcaagtgacaatctggcagatttattcacaaagtcactcccaaaatcctcctttgaaagattggtgcatgagattgggatgcaagagggggagactgtactctttttttccTTGGTAAGATTTTTTtccattggatttttcttgaTAAGGTTTTTAATAAGGCAGTTCCCATCATAAAAGATTTTGTACTCTTTTTATTTCACTGAAGTTTTTTTTCCCATTgagtttttctttagtaagtttttaatgaggcataaTCCTAAATGGCACTGTTGTAAGAACTGGACtggaccggccggttcgaccgAAAAATTAGTGAACCATCCAATAAAGACCTCCACCAAGCTGGTGTGTTCATTTGTAAATCTATGtgctaattattttatatattatatacatacacaactgaattattttatatttatttaatttaattttagttttatactcatttttttaattctttagaatttataaaattattaaaataagtatcaaatattttaatatttacatttacatattaaaatgttagtaaagatatttattttaaattttttagagtaTTGAGTTAGTAGGTCTTCGAAGATTTCGACTTAGGACTAATTAGTAAGGACATATAAGCATCACCATTAAATTTCACATGATAAATTAATGGAGGGACATAATGTGGttattgtttattattttgaagGACCAAATTggtactttatttttttcaaggACTAATTAATCtgaagtcgaaaattttaaggaCCTAATTGtcattttattcaaatttttactattttatatttttttatttacgtaCGACCGGTTCTATCGGTTCAACCAGTGATCCACCGGTTGAACCAGTGATCCAGTGATTTAGTAATCTGACCGATTCGATCACCGATTCGGTTCTGACAATTATGCTAAATGAACATCCAAGGGGAAGTGTTGTGATAAGGTAGCTTATGTGGATGTTCATTCTCAAGAgagaataaaattaataacGTTGAAAAAGTTAAACTTTTACAAATATAAATAGGAGGCTTGATCAGAAGCAATTGACACAGtaataataaaacaaatattttctctctctttcttatgCTACAATAGAAAGTACTTTtttactttctttctttctatactactaatataatattaatatattattatctttATAATAGCATAATAGTATtggtaaataataataatagtattttctatttatactttattacatcttccttatttattttacaacaaaaatTGCTTATTCAgatttattatgagtttgttaAACTTTAGTGTTTAAATTTTAGAGTTGTTTgtgaatttttaatattaaattatagataatttattatataaaataataaaattttaaattatataccaaatattaaagatatttattttatatttaattaaattgattaaatttCAATTGAATTCTGATTAAACTCTAAATCAACTAATGATTTTAACAATTCATCACCGGTTCGATTCTCAAAAACATTACGTGCAAATGATTTTGTCTAAGGGTAAACATGTGTATTGCCCTTTTGATTAAGACTGAAGAATTAAGATAGAAAAATGCCAATAAAGtgctattatttatttatttgaggGAAACAAAGAAAACCTCATCTCAGACCAAGAGTGAGGAAATGGCAGTGTCACTGAGACTGCCCTCTCTAACGCTAACGAACCTGTTCGCCTCACCGTCTTCTATTCCCATTCTACGACGCCGACGCCCCCATGGCACTCTTCTCCGGCCGCCGCCCCTCGCTGCTAGCTTCTCCTCGCAGAGAGCAGAAGCTGCGTCAGCTCAGACCCAGTATAACTCGAAGAGCAGCAAAGGGAGCGACCAAGTAATAACGCCAAGGTCACAGGACTTCAACGCTTGGTACCTCGACCTCATAGCCAACGCCGAGCTAGCCGATTACGGTCCTGTTCGCGGCACCATGGTCATTCGTCCCTATGGTTACGCTATTTGGGAATCCATTCAGGTTCCTCCTCAATTTTTATGCTTTCTTTTTGGCCGATATATTAAGAGaaatcttattttctttttcttggcgTACAGGACTATTTGAATGTGAAGTTCAAGGAAACAGGGCATAGTAACATGTACTTTCCGCAGGTAATTTAAAGGGATGATGTAAGGAAAAATCTTTCGGTGATTATGCTGATTCCCCTGTTTgcgaatttatttatttattttgggggGATTTTCTCATTTATAATACTTTTTTATTCTCCGAAGTTGTGAACTTGTGTGTGATAATGCAAAACACCTTGTAGTATAGGAAATGTAATGGTAATGCAAAGTGAGGTATTGATAATGCGGATACCATGATTCTAACTGTAGTATGACATCAAAATATCTCTTATTGAGTTTGGTGCTTGTTTGTTTCTCCATTCTGCGGTGTAGTTTATTCCATACTCATTTATAGAGAAAGAAGCAAGTCATGTGGAGGGCTTTTGTTTGCTGATGTTGCTTTCATGCGCATTTCTTctccatattttttttttttttttttttttttttccttttcctcACAATCTATATACTGAATACAATTTCTATTTGTGATATTGAGTATCTGTGACCTAAGGTTAGCTTTGATTTTTGTAATTCTTGAGGCTGTGTCAGGTTCGACCCACAAGTGAAACCATTGTCAATCACATGTTTACCAAATGGATCCAAAGTTATCGTGATCTCCCTCTCTTGATTAATCAGGTAAATGTTTCCGCTGCTGTGCTTGTGATTAGACACTTGTCTGCTTATGTGATTGGATAGTCTGTGACTTTCTTTTGACACATAAATGTGATGCAGTGGGCAAATGTCACAAGATGGGAGATGCGCACAAAACCATTTGTTAGGACTCTTGAGTTTCTTTGGCAAGAGGGCCACACTGCTCATGCAACTCCTGAAGAGGCAGAAAATGAGGTCATCATCTTCTCTGTGTTAAGCCTTAGTGCCCTCACTTGTTACATCACTGTGATCTTAGTAAATATTTCTGTTAAACTGCAGGCTATACAGATGATTGACATCTATACCAAATTTGCTTATGAGCAAGCTGCAATACCTGTTATTGCAGGTCGAAAATCTAAAGTAGAAACATTCGCTGGAGCTAATAAGACCTATACAATTGAGGCCATGATGGGTGACAGGAAAGCATTGCAAGCCGGAACCAGCCACAACCTTGGCCAGAACTTTTCTCGTGCCTTTGGAACACAGGTATTTAAGCAACATTTTAGTAGTTGCAGATCTGCAAAATGTTCTCTTAGTGTGAAGTTCACTTGTTTTTatcaatatacttaatttcttcaaGAAATTATGCTCCTTCTCCCCGTCTTAAATGCAcgagttatttttatttatttactatttttGCTTTCCGTGATACCTGGGCAGTCACCCGCAAATTTTGATTGACTCTGTTATATTTGCATGCCTTTTTTTCAAGTATTTATATCAGATGCAGATGCTCAAGATTTATCCTTATGCAGTTTTTAGATGAGACTGGACAAATGCAGCATGTTTGGCAGACATCATGGGCAATTAGTACACGTTTTGTTGGAGGCATTATCATGACCCATGGAGATGATGCCGGCCTAATGCTTCCTCCAAAGCTTGCTCCGATACAGGTACTTTAGGGTGCTGCACATCTAAGTCACGTTAAGTCACTGGTTTGGGATTATCCTTTGGAACATCTACCACATTGGCTGATAATTTAATTCATTTGATGGTTGTACTTTTTAATGATatgccttgcttcatttaggtGGTAATTGTACCTATTTGGAAGAAGGATGAAGAGAAAGTGGCTGTTCTAAATGCAGCATCTTCTGTAAAAGAAGTTCTTCGTACGGCAGGTATTAAAGTTAAACTAGATGACTCAGAGCAAAGAACTCCTGGATGGAAATTCAATTTCTGGGAAATGAAGGTTTTCTCTTAAACTTGGATGCTTGATATAAATAATCTGATGTAGTTGTTGCTGCTGGCTTAATGCAAACTCATGCCAAATTAAATTTCTACTTGTGCTTACCTAATATGCACCTTCTCATTTCAGGGTGTTCCTCTTAGAATTGAAATTGGTCCTCGTGATGTGTCTAGTGAGAGTGTGGTGATATCCAGGAGAGATGTTCCTGGGAAGCAGGGGAAAGTGTTTGGAATCTCTATGGAGCCTTCTATTTTGGTGGCTTTTGTGAAAGACAGGTTGCATGAAATACAGTCCTCTCTTTTGGAGAGGGCCATAGCATTTCGT
The Arachis stenosperma cultivar V10309 chromosome 7, arast.V10309.gnm1.PFL2, whole genome shotgun sequence genome window above contains:
- the LOC130939638 gene encoding proline--tRNA ligase, chloroplastic/mitochondrial-like, yielding MAVSLRLPSLTLTNLFASPSSIPILRRRRPHGTLLRPPPLAASFSSQRAEAASAQTQYNSKSSKGSDQVITPRSQDFNAWYLDLIANAELADYGPVRGTMVIRPYGYAIWESIQDYLNVKFKETGHSNMYFPQFIPYSFIEKEASHVEGFCLLMLALIFVILEAVSGSTHK
- the LOC130940531 gene encoding proline--tRNA ligase, chloroplastic/mitochondrial-like; this encodes MFTKWIQSYRDLPLLINQWANVTRWEMRTKPFVRTLEFLWQEGHTAHATPEEAENEAIQMIDIYTKFAYEQAAIPVIAGRKSKVETFAGANKTYTIEAMMGDRKALQAGTSHNLGQNFSRAFGTQFLDETGQMQHVWQTSWAISTRFVGGIIMTHGDDAGLMLPPKLAPIQVVIVPIWKKDEEKVAVLNAASSVKEVLRTAGIKVKLDDSEQRTPGWKFNFWEMKGVPLRIEIGPRDVSSESVVISRRDVPGKQGKVFGISMEPSILVAFVKDRLHEIQSSLLERAIAFRDSNIVDVNSYDDLKVAISQGKWARGPWSATNEDELKVKEETGATIRCFPFEQPQGIKRCFMTGDPAEEVAIFAKSY